One part of the Humulus lupulus chromosome 9, drHumLupu1.1, whole genome shotgun sequence genome encodes these proteins:
- the LOC133800198 gene encoding uncharacterized protein LOC133800198: MTHKAYCSFLHQKARVHLLKEGDENSTFFHASIRARHTQNRIYSIIDEKGTWHEQPDKVTEAFLQIYTTLLGSKMADRGHVIQIVVEEGALVSEEQGSMLMANYTNDEDNWDIVDNEVCDVVLSFLHSGSLLKELNSTVLTLVPKSKCPNVVSDYQPIACCNVIYKAATKMICSRLRLILPSLIAQNQDGFVEGRFIAHNIMMCQDLVRHYGRKNAKPNCMIKLDLRKAYDTLEWDFFGRIASCL; encoded by the exons ATGACTCATAAAGCTTATTGTTCTTTCCTTCACCAAAAGGCTAGAGTGCATTTGTTGAAAGAGGGTGATGAAAACTCAACTTTCTTTCATGCAAGTATTCGAGCCAGGCATACTCAAAACAGAATATATTCGATCATAGATGAGAAGGGAACTTGGCATGAACAGCCAGATAAGGTCACTGAAGCCTTTTTACAGATTTATACTACTTTACTGGGTTCTAAAATGGCTGATAGAGGACATGTTATACAAATAGTTGTAGAAGAGGGTGCTCTTGTCTCTGAAGAACAAGGCTCAATGCTGATGGCTAACTATACGAATGATGAA GATAATTGGGATATTGTCGACAATGAGGTTTGTGATGTTGTTTTGTCTTTCTTACATTCGGGTAGTCTTTTGAAAGAGCTTAACTCTACAGTGCTCACTTTGGTCCCTAAGAGTAAGTGTCCGAATGTTGTGAGTGATTATCAGCCAATCGCTTGTTGCAACGTAATCTACAAGGCAGCAACAAAAATGATATGCTCAAGACTTCGTCTGATACTTCCTTCTCTGATTGCACAAAATCAAGATGGCTTCGTTGAAGGGCGTTTTATAGCCCACAATATTATGATGTGCCAAGACTTAGTGAGACATTATGGGAGGAAAAATGCAAAGCCAAATTGCATGATTAAACTTGATCTCCGGAAAGCTTATGACACATTAGAATGGGATTTTTTTGGAAGAATTGCTAGCTGCCTATAA